One segment of Natronosalvus halobius DNA contains the following:
- a CDS encoding DUF7385 family protein: MEQFEKYVSSATLREENESIKQYQNTVGLACPACDQPFDDMVVCKDEHTSLNQTIPLDICTGVEDGKPVLFTHKP; the protein is encoded by the coding sequence ATGGAGCAGTTCGAGAAGTACGTCTCCTCGGCGACGCTTCGCGAGGAAAACGAGTCGATCAAGCAGTACCAGAACACGGTCGGCCTGGCGTGTCCGGCCTGCGACCAGCCGTTCGACGACATGGTCGTTTGCAAGGACGAGCACACGAGCCTGAACCAGACCATCCCGCTCGACATCTGTACGGGCGTCGAGGACGGGAAGCCGGTGCTGTTCACCCACAAGCCCTAG
- the ligA gene encoding ATP-dependent DNA ligase LigA: protein MDFVTFADHAATIEAEPADLETVAHVQSLLEAAGPDLQIVARFVQGRVFPAWDARKLDIGPRTCYEAIARAAGTNVGPDNVEDAVAEVGEIGAVAASYEFGGQRGLGAFGGGGGDGDGGGSQDGLTVATVSDTLTELAETDGSGSHDAKVDLLFSLFNRCEADEARYLARLVLSEMRIGVGEGTVRDAIAEAFDVSADRVERALQVSNDYGRVAVVARDEGVEGLDALTLEVGRPVQVMLAQAGSVTDALEAWDETAVEWKYDGARVQLHYAPDGVGTTGASDGNSGDEHPTSRVFSRNMEDVTDALPEVVEFAEATLEVPTILDGEVVAVDDDGEPLPFQEVLRRFRRKHDVAKAREDVAVRPVFFDCLHVDGEDLLDVPLSERHGRLEAVLSPENAAETGASEASRDETPEGLSLLWLTDDPDEIESIDADALEAGHEGIMLKDPDSTYSPGRRGKHWLKRKPDIETLDCVVTGAEWGEGRRGTFLGTFLLSVRATDTSGDGAFETIGKVATGITDETLADLTERLEPYIRAEDGKDVDLEPAVVFEVGYEEIQTSPTYSSGYALRFPRFLGIREDKTPSEADSLERVERLQSS, encoded by the coding sequence ATGGACTTCGTCACGTTCGCCGACCACGCCGCCACCATCGAGGCCGAACCCGCGGATCTCGAGACCGTCGCCCACGTTCAGTCGCTTCTCGAGGCGGCCGGCCCGGACCTCCAGATCGTGGCCCGCTTCGTCCAGGGGCGGGTTTTCCCCGCCTGGGACGCCCGAAAGCTCGACATCGGTCCGCGGACGTGCTACGAGGCGATTGCTCGCGCGGCTGGGACGAACGTCGGCCCGGACAACGTAGAGGACGCCGTCGCCGAGGTCGGCGAGATCGGTGCCGTCGCCGCGAGTTACGAGTTCGGCGGCCAGCGGGGGCTAGGAGCGTTCGGCGGCGGTGGCGGTGACGGTGACGGCGGTGGCAGCCAGGACGGACTCACCGTCGCGACGGTGTCCGACACGCTCACGGAACTGGCCGAAACTGACGGGTCGGGCAGCCACGACGCGAAAGTGGACCTCCTGTTCTCGCTGTTCAACCGGTGTGAGGCCGACGAGGCCCGCTACCTCGCTCGCCTCGTCCTCTCGGAGATGCGTATCGGCGTCGGCGAGGGGACCGTCCGCGACGCTATCGCCGAGGCGTTCGACGTCTCCGCCGACCGCGTCGAACGTGCGTTGCAGGTCTCGAACGACTACGGCCGCGTCGCCGTCGTCGCTCGAGACGAAGGGGTGGAGGGACTGGACGCGCTCACCCTCGAGGTCGGCCGTCCGGTGCAGGTGATGCTCGCCCAGGCGGGGAGCGTGACCGACGCGCTCGAGGCCTGGGACGAGACGGCCGTCGAGTGGAAGTACGACGGGGCGCGCGTCCAGTTGCACTACGCGCCTGATGGCGTCGGGACGACGGGTGCGTCCGACGGGAACTCGGGGGACGAACACCCGACGTCCCGCGTCTTCTCGAGGAACATGGAGGACGTGACTGACGCGCTCCCGGAAGTCGTCGAGTTCGCCGAGGCGACCCTCGAGGTGCCGACGATCCTGGACGGCGAAGTGGTCGCCGTCGACGACGACGGAGAACCGCTCCCGTTCCAGGAGGTGCTCCGGCGATTCCGTCGAAAACACGACGTGGCGAAAGCGCGCGAGGATGTGGCCGTTCGGCCGGTCTTCTTCGACTGTCTCCACGTCGACGGCGAGGACTTGCTCGACGTTCCGCTCTCGGAGCGCCACGGGCGACTCGAGGCGGTGCTCTCGCCCGAGAACGCCGCCGAAACGGGGGCGTCCGAAGCGTCCAGGGACGAAACGCCCGAGGGCCTTTCCCTTCTCTGGCTCACCGACGACCCCGACGAGATCGAATCGATCGACGCCGACGCGCTCGAGGCCGGGCACGAGGGGATCATGCTCAAGGACCCCGATTCGACGTACTCGCCAGGTCGTCGCGGCAAGCACTGGCTGAAGCGGAAACCCGACATCGAGACGCTCGACTGCGTCGTCACGGGCGCGGAGTGGGGCGAGGGTCGGCGGGGAACCTTCCTCGGCACATTCTTGCTGTCCGTTCGGGCGACGGATACCTCCGGAGATGGCGCGTTCGAGACCATCGGCAAGGTCGCCACGGGGATCACCGACGAGACCCTCGCAGACCTGACCGAGCGCCTCGAGCCGTACATTCGGGCCGAGGACGGCAAGGACGTGGACCTCGAGCCCGCAGTCGTGTTCGAGGTGGGTTACGAGGAGATCCAGACCTCGCCGACGTACAGTTCGGGGTACGCACTCCGGTTCCCCCGGTTTCTCGGGATCAGGGAGGACAAGACGCCGTCCGAGGCAGATTCACTCGAGCGCGTCGAACGGCTCCAGTCGTCGTAG
- a CDS encoding inositol monophosphatase family protein: MNEREESLDVGSAADRATVAARAAEAGSEVAHESFRRDIPVELKGGKTDVVTQADRDAQRTVIEVIQETYPDDPIVGEEDDERKTVPAEGPAWIIDPIDGTNNYVRGVRIFATAVAAVVDGEPVGSAVVMPALGDTYRAGPDGVARNGEPISVSDRDDPETCAVCPTIWWDFDERDQYAAATREIVQRFGDMRRYGCAQAALSMVASGALDGVITNRRANPWDSVAGVHLIRTAGGTVTDIDGEPWRYDSRGLVASNGEDEVQDEVLAATRAIEV, translated from the coding sequence ATGAACGAACGAGAGGAGAGCCTCGACGTGGGATCGGCAGCGGATCGGGCCACAGTCGCCGCTCGAGCGGCCGAGGCCGGATCCGAGGTCGCCCACGAGTCGTTTCGACGGGACATCCCGGTCGAGTTGAAGGGCGGGAAGACGGACGTCGTCACGCAGGCGGATCGAGACGCCCAGCGGACGGTCATCGAGGTGATCCAGGAGACCTACCCTGACGATCCAATCGTCGGCGAGGAGGACGACGAGCGAAAGACGGTCCCAGCGGAGGGACCGGCCTGGATCATCGACCCCATCGACGGCACGAACAACTACGTCCGCGGGGTTCGGATCTTCGCGACGGCCGTCGCCGCCGTCGTCGATGGCGAGCCGGTCGGTTCGGCGGTCGTCATGCCTGCGCTGGGCGATACGTACCGGGCGGGACCAGACGGCGTCGCCCGCAACGGCGAGCCCATCTCGGTCAGCGACCGCGACGACCCCGAGACCTGCGCGGTCTGTCCGACTATCTGGTGGGACTTCGACGAGCGCGACCAGTACGCCGCCGCAACCAGGGAGATCGTCCAGCGATTCGGCGACATGCGCCGGTACGGCTGCGCACAGGCGGCCCTCTCGATGGTTGCCTCGGGCGCACTCGACGGCGTCATCACGAACCGCAGGGCGAACCCCTGGGATTCCGTCGCCGGGGTCCACCTGATTAGAACGGCCGGCGGAACGGTCACTGACATCGACGGCGAGCCCTGGCGCTACGACTCTCGAGGGTTGGTTGCCTCCAACGGAGAAGACGAGGTCCAGGACGAGGTACTTGCGGCGACGCGAGCCATCGAGGTGTAG